A genome region from Wielerella bovis includes the following:
- a CDS encoding undecaprenyl-diphosphate phosphatase — MDILTIFKALILGIIEGLTEFLPISSTGHLIVFGDLLNFNSNGKVFEIAIQLGAVLAVVFEYRQRFVHIAKNIGRDAAANRFVLNLAIAFIPAAVVGLIFRKAIKTYLFNPISVATALIIGGFIILWIEKRMATREPKVKTVDEMRPKDALAVGCAQILALIPGTSRSGSTIMGGMLWGIERKAATEFSFFLAVPMMIAATTWDIYKNWSLFTVNDIGLIIIGFLAAFGAGLLAVKALLKFVSSKNYVPFAYYRIAFGGLIWLTATMGWVKWS, encoded by the coding sequence ATGGATATTCTAACCATCTTCAAAGCCTTGATTTTAGGCATTATTGAAGGATTAACCGAATTTTTGCCGATTTCCAGCACAGGGCATTTGATTGTATTTGGCGACTTGCTCAACTTCAACAGCAATGGCAAAGTGTTTGAAATCGCCATTCAACTGGGCGCAGTGTTGGCAGTTGTATTTGAATATCGCCAACGTTTTGTTCACATTGCCAAAAATATCGGGCGCGATGCCGCTGCCAATCGTTTTGTGTTGAACTTGGCGATTGCATTTATCCCAGCCGCCGTGGTCGGCTTGATTTTTCGTAAAGCCATTAAAACCTATTTGTTCAATCCAATTAGCGTGGCGACTGCCTTGATTATTGGCGGTTTTATCATTTTGTGGATTGAAAAACGCATGGCAACGCGTGAACCCAAAGTCAAAACCGTAGATGAAATGCGCCCAAAAGACGCGCTCGCCGTTGGTTGTGCCCAAATTTTGGCGTTAATCCCCGGCACATCACGTTCAGGCAGCACGATTATGGGTGGTATGTTGTGGGGCATTGAGCGCAAAGCCGCCACCGAGTTTTCGTTTTTCCTTGCCGTACCGATGATGATTGCTGCTACTACTTGGGATATTTACAAAAACTGGTCGCTGTTTACCGTAAACGATATTGGCTTGATTATTATTGGATTTCTTGCCGCATTCGGTGCTGGTTTACTTGCCGTAAAAGCTTTACTCAAATTTGTATCCAGCAAAAACTATGTGCCATTTGCCTATTATCGCATCGCATTCGGCGGCTTGATTTGGCTAACGGCAACAATGGGCTGGGTAAAATGGAGTTAG